A genome region from Danio aesculapii chromosome 2, fDanAes4.1, whole genome shotgun sequence includes the following:
- the pak2a gene encoding serine/threonine-protein kinase PAK 2a, translating to MSDNGELEDKPPAPPVRMSSTFSTGIKDSMSTNPSSKPLPSVPEEKRDKPRNKIISIFSAEKGRKKDKDKERPEISNPSDFEHTIHVGFDSVTGEFTGMPEQWARLLQTSNITKSEQKKNPQAVLDVLKFYDSTGNSRQKYLSFTDKDAPQAKKGSEQSPVKDPDDDDEDAPPPVVAPRPQHTISVYTRSVIDPIPAPAAIADTDGSKAADKQKKGKGKMTDEEIMEKLRTIVSIGDPKKKYTRYEKIGQGASGTVYTAIDVATGQEVAIKQINLQKQPKKELIINEILVMKELKNPNIVNFLDSFLVGDELFVVMEYLAGGSLTDVVTETCMDEAQIAAVCRECLQALEFLHANQVIHRDIKSDNVLLGMDGSVKLTDFGFCAQITPEQSKRSTMVGTPYWMAPEVVTRKAYGPKVDIWSLGIMAIEMVEGEPPYLNENPLRALYLIATNGTPELQNPEKLSPIFRDFLNRCLEMDVEKRGGGKELLQHPFLKLAKPLSSLTPLILAAKEAMKSNR from the exons ATGTCTGACAACGGAGAGCTGGAGGACAAACCCCCTGCCCCCCCAGTCAGAATGAGCAGCACCTTCAGCACCGGCATTAAAGACAGCATGTCAACAAACCCCAGCTCTAAACCCCTGCCCTCCGTCCCTGAGGAGAAGAGGGACAAACCGCGCAACAAGATCATATCAATATTCTCAGCTGAGAAAG gaagaaaaaaagacaagGACAAGGAGCGTCCGGAGATTTCTAACCCTTCAGATTTCGAGCACACTATACATGTGGGCTTTGATTCAGTCACAGGGGAGTTCACG GGCATGCCAGAGCAGTGGGCTCGGCTACTGCAGACCTCCAACATCACGAAATCTGAGCAGAAGAAAAACCCTCAGGCTGTGCTGGATGTGCTCAAATTCTACGACTCCACAGGCAACAGCAGGCAGAAATACCTCAGCTTCACAG ATAAAGATGCACCACAAGCAAAAAAAGGCTCCGAGCAATCACCAGTCAAAGAcccagatgatgatgatgaggatgctCCACCCCCTGTTGTAGCACCACGCCCACAGCACACCATATCT GTATACACTCGTTCTGTCATCGATCCTATTCCAGCACCTGCTGCCATTGCAGACACAGATGGCTCTAAAGCTGCAGACAAACAGAAGAAGGGCAAGGGAAAGATGACCGATGAGGAGATTATGGAGAAACTTA GAACCATCGTCAGTATTGGAGACCCCAAGAAAAAATACACAAGATACGAAAAAATTGGACAAGG TGCGTCTGGTACAGTGTACACAGCCATTGACGTAGCTACTGGCCAAGAG GTCGCTATTAAGCAGATTAACCTACAGAAGCAGCCCAAGAAAGAGCTGATCATCAATGAGATCCTGGTGATGAAAGAGCTGAAGAATCCAAACATTGTTAACTTCTTAGACAG CTTCTTGGTCGGAGATGAGCTCTTTGTGGTGATGGAGTATCTTGCTGGAGGCTCTCTGACAGACGTGGTAACAGAAACCTGCATGGATGAGGCTCAGATTGCTGCTGTCTGCAGAGAG TGTTTACAAGCACTGGAGTTTCTGCATGCAAACCAGGTCATCCATCGAGACATCAAAAGTGACAACGTTCTTTTAGGAATGGATGGATCAGTCAAACTAA ccgATTTTGGGTTCTGTGCTCAAATCACTCCTGAGCAAAGCAAGAGGAGCACCATGGTGGGAACACCCTACTGGATGGCCCCTGAGGTGGTCACACGTAAAGCCTACGGGCCCAAAGTAGACATTTGGTCTTTGGGTATTATGGCCATTGAGATGGTTGAGGGCGAACCTCCGTATCTCAATGAGAATCCTCTGAGG GCGCTGTACCTCATCGCTACTAATGGCACCCCGGAGCTCCAGAACCCAGAGAAGCTGTCTCCCATTTTTAGAGACTTCCTAAACCGCTGCCTGGAGATGGATGTGGAAAAGAGGGGAGGAGGAAAAGAGCTTCTGCAA CATCCTTTCCTCAAGCTGGCAAAGCCACTTTCCAGCCTCACTCCTCTTATACTTGCTGCCAAGGAGGCAATGAAGAGTAACCGTTAG
- the klhl6 gene encoding kelch-like protein 6 has product MADAPQNNSECSSSGQTEASAGGLSLLESSTQESREDGQVLFEDSVFAGCLQDGLHGLCLEDSLTDVNLHVQSQSFKCHRVVLAAASHYFRAMFCNDLREKHEENVNIKGLDADTMRILLDYTYKSKVTITKDNVQRLLEAACLFQFPRIVDACASYLAEALHPENCVGILHLADVHSLESLKTQVHSYIVQNFSQVVDHEEILELPADVLVSLIQHDDLGVTEEEQVFDTVIRWVKAREDDRTALLPSVLTHVRLPLLDPWFFVERVEGDPLIRQCAEVFPLLQEARVYHLSGKEVISERTKPRVQEFQSEVFMIIGGCTKEEKFVSEVTCLDPLRRSRLEVAKLPNTEMESESENKKWVEFACVTFRNEVYISGGKETLHDVWKYNASLNKWIQIEFLNTGRWRHKMAVAAGKVYVLGGFDGTQRLNCVEAYDPFHNCWSEAAPLMLSVSSFSAASFDKCIYVIGGGPNGKLATNNMQCFDSQSNKWSLKCPMPTEAKCTNAVTFKDAIFVVGGAMKALYSYCPLVDSWTLIIQLGCERASCGIAACNNKLFITGGRDDKNEVIATVLCWNPDTKKLTEECVLPRGVSHHGSVTIRKSYTHIRRITPGTATG; this is encoded by the exons ATGGCTGACGCTCCACAGAACAACTCTGAATGTTCCTCATCTGGCCAGACCGAAGCTTCAGCTGGAGGTCTGAGTTTGCTGGAGAGCTCGACGCAGGAGAGCCGAGAAGATGGCCAGGTTTTGTTTGAGGACTCTGTGTTTGCTGGTTGTTTGCAAGATGGACTGCACGGCCTGTGTCTGGAGGACAGCTTGACGGATGTGAATCTCCATGTACAGAGTCAGAGCTTCAAGTGCCATCGAGTGGTCCTCGCTGCAGCCAGTCATTATTTCAG AGCAATGTTCTGTAACGACCTGAGAGAAAAGCatgaagaaaatgtaaatattaaaggcCTTGATGCTGACACTATGAGAATCCTGTTAGATTACACTTACAAGAGCAAAGTCACCATCACCAAAGACAATGTTCAGAGACTGCTTGAGGCCGCCTGCCTTTTTCAG TTTCCGCGTATTGTGGACGCCTGTGCCAGTTATCTCGCAGAAGCTCTTCATCCGGAGAACTGTGTGGGGATCCTGCATCTGGCCGATGTTCACTCACTCGAGTCTCTAAAAACACAAGTTCACTCCTACATTGTCCAGAACTTCTCCCAGGTGGTGGATCATGAAGAGATCCTGGAGCTTCCCGCGGACGTGTTGGTCAGTCTGATCCAGCATGATGATTTGGGGGTTACGGAGGAGGAGCAGGTGTTTGATACGGTCATCCGCTGGGTGAAGGCTCGAGAGGATGACAGGACAGCTCTGCTGCCTAGCGTCCTCACACATGTGCGGCTGCCCTTGCTGGACCCGTGGTTCTTCGTGGAGCGAGTGGAGGGAGACCCACTGATCCGCCAATGTGCAGAGGTTTTCCCACTGCTGCAGGAGGCCCGAGTTTATCACCTCTCAGGAAAAGAG GTGATCTCTGAGCGCACCAAACCGAGAGTGCAGGAGTTTCAGTCGGAGGTGTTTATGATCATTGGAGGATGTACAAAGGAAGAAAAGTTTGTATCAGAGGTCACCTGTCTGGACCCGCTGCGCAGAAGCCGCTTAGAGGTTGCAAAACTGCCAAACACAGAGATGGAGTCTGAGAGTGAAAACAAGAagtgggtggagtttgcatgtgtcaCATTCAGAAACGAAGTGTACATCTCAG GTGGCAAGGAAACTCTGCATGATGTGTGGAAGTATAATGCATCACTGAACAAATGGATCCAGATTGAGTTCCTCAACACAGGCCGCTGGAGACACAAGATGGCAGTCGCTGCTGGAAAGGTGTATGTTTTGGGTGGCTTTGATGGAACCCAGAGATTGAACTGTGTTGAAGCCTATGATCCTTTTCACAACTGCTGGTCAGAG GCAGCGCCGCTCATGTTGAGTGTGAGCTCTTTCTCTGCTGCCAGCTTTGACAAATGCATCTACGTGATTGGTGGAGGTCCTAATGGCAAGCTGGCCACAAACAACATGCAGTGCTTCGACTCACAATCAAATAAATGGAGCCTTAAGTGCCCGATGCCGACTGAGGCCAAATGCACAAATGCAGTGACCTTTAAGGATGCCATTTTTGTTGTTG GTGGAGCGATGAAGGCTTTGTATTCCTACTGTCCTCTGGTAGACTCGTGGACGCTGATAATCCAGCTGGGCTGTGAGAGAGCCAGCTGTGGCATTGCTGCATGCAACAACAAGCTCTTCATTACTGGAGGCCGCGATGACAAGAATGAGGTGATCGCGACAGTTCTCTGCTGGAACCCGGACACAAAGAAGTTGACAGAGGAGTGTGTGCTTCCACGTGGAGTCTCTCATCATGGCAGTGTGACTATCAGGAAGTCCTACACGCATATACGCAGAATAACACCTGGAACTGCCACTGGATGA